TTGGCGCGACCATCTATTTTGGCTCGGAAGAGTCACGTCGCCAGATTGAAGAAATTTCTGCGGCCTTTGAACGTGCGCACGAGCTGGGCATGGTGACCGTGCTGTGGGCCTATTTGCGTAACACCGCCTTTAAGAAAGATGGCGTTGATTACCATGTTTCCGCCGACCTGACAGGTCAGGCGAACCATCTGGCGGCAACCATAGGTGCAGATATCGTCAAACAAAAAATGGCGGAAAATAACGGCGGTTATAAAGCGATTAATTACGGTTATACCGACGATCGCGTGTACAGCAAGTTGACCAGCGAAAACCCGATTGATCTGGTGCGTTATCAGTTAGCTAACTGCTATATGGGCCGGGCAGGGTTGATAAACTCCGGCGGTGCTGCAGGCGGTGAAACTGACCTCAGCGATGCAGTGCGTACTGCGGTCATCAACAAACGCGCTGGCGGAATGGGGCTGATTCTTGGACGTAAGGCGTTCAAGAAATCGATGGCTGACGGCGTGAAACTGATTAACGCCGTGCAGGACGTTTATCTCGATAGCAAAATTACTATCGCCTGATACGCCTCATACGAACAGCACTACCCCGTAGGGCGGATAAGGCGTTCGCGCCGCATCTGACATAAAACAACGTGCACTTTGTTACGGCTTCCCCCGGGAGGCCGTTTTTATTGCCTGTCATTCTGGATTGATTTTCATATTGTTGTTTTTGTGATCGTTATCTCGACATTTGAAAACAAATAATTTCATTATATTTTGAAATCGAAAACAAGCGATATGATGTGAAAATGTACGTGGTATCGACAAAGCAAATGCTGAACAACGCGCAGCGCGGCGGTTACGCGGTTCCGGCATTCAATATTCATAATCTCGAAACGATGCAAGTGGTGGTGGAAACCGCTGCCAGCATGCATGCGCCGGTCATCATCGCCGGAACGCCCGGCACATTTACTCATGCTGGTACAGAAAATCTGGTGGCGCTGGTCAGCGCGATGGCGAAGCAATATCACCATCCACTGGCGATTCATCTTGACCATCACACGAAATTTGACGATATCGCTCAGAAGGTTCGTTCTGGCGTGCGCTCAGTCATGATTGACGCCTCGCATTTGCCTTTTGCGCAAAATATTTCACGGGTCAAAGAGGTGGTGGATTTTTGCCATCGCTTTGATGTCAGCGTCGAAGCAGAGCTGGGGCAGCTTGGCGGCCAGGAAGATGATGTGCAAGTCAATGAAGCAGATGCGTTGTACACCAACCCCGTTCAGGCGCGTGAATTTGCCGAGGCAACCGGGATTGATTCCCTGGCGGTCGCCATCGGCACGGCTCACGGTATGTATGCCAGCGCACCGGCGCTTGATTTTTCTCGACTGGAGAACATTCGCCAGTGGGTGAACTTACCGCTGGTGCTGCATGGTGCGTCAGGATTATCGACTAAGGATATTCAGCAAACCATCAAACTGGGGATATGCAAAATCAACGTTGCAACGGAGCTGAAAAATGCATTCTCGCAGGCGTTAAAAAATTACCTGACCGAGCACCCTGAAGCGACTGACCCCCGGGATTATTTGCAGTCGGCTAAATCCGCAATGCGCGATGTGGTGAGCAAAGTGATTGCCGATTGTGGCTGCGAGGGCAGGGCATAACGCACCTGCCATTTAACAAGGAAAAAACATGAAAACGTTAATTGCCCGGCATAAAGCTGGTGAACATATCGGCATATGTTCAGTCTGTTCTGCCCATCCGTTGGTTATCGAAGCGGCGCTGGCATTCGATCACAACAGCACGCGCAAAGTGCTGATTGAAGCAACGTCAAACCAGGTCAATCAATTTGGCGGTTATACCGGAATGACACCGGCGGACTTTCGCGAATTTGTGTTTGCGATTGCCGATAAAGTCGGATTTGCTCGTGAGCGTATCATTCTCGGCGGCGACCATCTGGGACCGAACTGCTGGCAGCAAGAAAATGCGGATACGGCGATGGAAAAATCCGTCGAGCTGGTAAAAGCATATGTTCGAGCGGGGTTCAGTAAAATTCACCTTGATGCGTCAATGTCATGTGCGGGGGATCCAATACCATTAGCGCCAGAAACGGTTGCTGAACGTGCTGCCGTGCTTTGTCAGGCGGCGGAAAGTGTGGCGACAGATTACCAGCGTGAGCAACTGAGCTATGTCATTGGCACCGAAGTTCCGGTTCCGGGCGGTGAGGCCAGCGCCATTCAGTCAGTACACATTACCCGGGTTGAAGATGCCGCCAATACTTTACGTACGCATCAAAAGGCCTTTATTGCTCGTGGGCTGACAGAGGCGTTAACACGCGTGATTGCCATCGTGGTACAGCCGGGTGTGGAATTTGATCACAGCAATATTATCCATTATCAGCCGCAAGAAGCGCAGGCGCTGGCGCAATGGATAGAAAACACCCGAATGGTTTATGAAGCACATTCTACCGATTACCAGACCCGGACGGCTTATTGGGAATTAGTCCGCGATCACTTTGCAATATTGAAAGTCGGCCCCGCATTAACCTTTGCTTTACGCGAGGCGATATTTGCGCTGGCACAAATTGAACAGGAGCTTATCGGCCCCGAAAATCGTAGCAGTTGCCTGGCGGTGATTGAAGAAGTGATGCTCGACGAACCGCAGTACTGGAAGAAATATTATCGCCCGGGTTTTAACGATTCATTACTGGATATTCGTTACAGCCTGTCGGATCGTATTCGTTATTACTGGCCGCATAGTCGAATTAAAAATAGCGTTGAAACGATGATGGCGAATCTGGAAGACGTGGACATCCCACTGGGCATGATTAGTCAGTATCTACCCAAACAATTTGAACGCATACAGTTCGGGGAATTATCGGCAATACCGTATCAGTTGATTATGGATAAAATTTATGATGTTTTGCGTGCCTATCGCTACGGCTGTGCGGAATAAGGACGGTATATGACTAACCTGTTTGTTCGTAGCGGAATTTCTTTTGTCGATCGTAGCGAAGTTTTAACTCATATCGGTAATGAGATGATCGCGAAAGGTGTGGTTCATGAAACCTGGCCACAGGCATTAATTGCCAGAGAAGCAGAATTCCCCACCGGGATAATGCTTGAACAGCACGCCATTGCAATACCGCATTGTGAGGCGATTCATGCTAAGTCGTCAGCTATTTATCTGTTAAGACCGGCGAATAAAATAAAGTTTCAGCAAGCTGATGATGATTACGACGTGGCGGTGTCGTTGATTATCGCGCTGATTGTCGAAAATCCGCAGCAGCAACTGAAGCTTTTGCGGTGCTTATTTGGCAAGTTGCAGCAACCAGATATCGTTGAAACGCTAATCACCATTTCTGAATTGCAATTAAAGGAATATTTCACACAGCATATTTTAGATTCCGAATAACCAAAAACCTCTGTACCAATAAAAAGGATTGATTATGAAACGCAAGATAATTGTCGCTTGCGGAGGCGCGGTTGCGACCTCTACGATGGCGGCGGAAGAAATTAAAGAGTTGTGTCATAGCCATAATATCCCCGTTGAATTAATCCAGTGTCGGGTTAATGAAATAGAAACCTATATGGATGGTGTGCATCTTATTTGTACTACCGCCAGAGTTGACCGCAGTTTTGGCGATATTCCGTTAGTTCACGGCATGCCTTTTGTTTCTGGTGTCGGTATCGAAGCATTACAAAATAAAATTCTGACTATCTTACAGGGGTGACCTATGTTTTCAGAAGTCATGCGTTATATTCTCGACCTCGGCCCTACGGTCATGTTGCCGATTGTCATCATTATTTTTTCTAAGATATTAGGCATGAAGGCAGGCGATTGCTTTAAAGCGGGTCTGCATATCGGGATTGGCTTTGTTGGCATTGGCCTGGTGATTGGCTTAATGCTGGATTCCATTGGCCCGGCGGCGAAAGCGATGGCGGAAAATTTCGACCTGAATCTGCATGTGGTCGATGTCGGCTGGCCGGGCTCTTCACCAATGACCTGGGCGTCGCAAATTGCGCTGGTGGCGATTCCGATTGCGATTCTGGTTAACGTGGCGATGCTACTGACCCGTATGACGCGGGTGGTAAATGTTGATATATGGAATATCTGGCATATGACCTTCACCGGCGCATTGCTGCATCTGGCAACCGGTTCATGGATGATAGGGATGGCGGGTGTGGTAATTCACGCGGCGTTTGTTTATAAGCTCGGCGACTGGTTTGCCCGCGATACCCGAAATTTCTTTGAGCTGGAAGGCATTGCTATTCCGCACGGTACGTCGGCCTATCTGGGGCCAATTGCGGTGCTGGTGGATGCTATCATCGAGAAAATCCCAGGCGTTAACCGTATTAAATTTAGCGCCGACGATATTCAGCGCAAATTTGGCCCATTTGGCGAACCTGTCACCGTGGGCTTTGTGATGGGGCTGATTATCGGCATCCTCGCGGGTTACGATGTCAAAGGTGTATTGCAGCTGGCGGTAAAAACGGCGGCAGTTATGCTGCTGATGCCACGGGTGATTAAACCCATCATGGATGGTTTAACGCCCATCGCTAAGCAGGCCCGTAGTCGTTTACAGGCGAAGTTCGGCGGTCAGGAGTTCCTGATTGGCCTTGATCCGGCGTTGCTGCTGGGGCATACGGCGGTGGTATCGGCAAGCCTGATTTTTATCCCGCTCACCATTTTAATTGCTGTTTGTGTTCCGGGTAATCAGGTACTGCCGTTTGGCGACCTTGCCACCATCGGCTTCTTTGTTGCGATGGCAGTTGCCGTGCATCGTGGAAATCTGTTCCGCACCTTAATCTCGGGTGTCATCATTATGAGCATCACCCTGTGGATCGCGACGCAAACTATTGGTTTGCACACCCAACTGGCGGCTAATGCTGGGGCGTTAAAAGCCGGGGGCATGGTGGCTTCAATGGATCAGGGCGGTTCTCCCATTACCTGGTTACTGATTCAGGTTTTCTCCCCGCAAAATATTCCCGGTTTCATTATTATCGGTGCCATTTATCTTACCGGTATTTTCATGACCTGGCGTAGAGCGCGCGGCTTTATTAAACAAGAAAAAGCCGTTCTCGCAGAATAATTTTTACCTGAGGGGGAGTTTATCCCCCTTAATAATCAGGAGTTTTTATGAAATCAGTGGTGAATGATACTGATGGTATCGTACGCGTTGCCCAACGAGTCATTCCTGAAATTAAACATCAGGATGAGGTGCGGGTAAAAATTGCCAGCTCGGGATTATGTGGTTCCGATTTACCCAGAATTTTTAAAAATGGTGCACATTATTATCCAATAACGTTAGGCCATGAATTTAGCGGCTATATTGATGCTGTGGGATCCGGTGTTGATGATTTACATCCTGGCGATGCGGTTGCCTGTGTGCCGTTATTACCCTGTTTTACTTGTCCAGAGTGTCTGAAAGGGTTTTATTCCCAGTGCGCAAAATATGATTTTATTGGCTCACGGCGTGATGGTGGGTTTGCCGAATATATTGTCGTTAAGCGGAAAAATGTCTTTGCTCTACCTGCGCATATGCCTATTGAGGATGGGGCTTTTATTGAACCGATTACCGTTGGCCTGCATGCTTTCCATTTAGCGCAAGGTTGTGAGAATAAAAACGTTATTATTATTGGTGCCGGAACCATTGGCCTGCTGGCCATTCAGTGCGCTGTCGCGCTGGGAGCAAAGAGTGTGACGGCTATCGACATTAGCTCAGAAAAACTGGCACTGGCAAAATCTTTCGGTGCGATGCAAACATTTAACAGCCTTGAAATGAGCGCGCCGCAAATGCAGGGCGTTTTACGCGAGCTGCGCTTTAATCAGCTTATCCTCGAGACGGCTGGCGTCCCGCAAACCGTCGAACTGGCGGTAGAGATTGCCGGGCCTCATGCCCAGCTGGCGCTGGTGGGCACGTTGCATCAGAATCTGCATTTAACATCGACAACGTTTGGCAAAATATTACGTAAAGAGCTGACGGTTATCGGCAGTTGGATGAACTACTCCAGCCCTTGGCCGGGGCAGGAGTGGGAAACGGCGAGCCGGTTGCTGACAGAACGTAAGTTAAGCCTGGATCCATTAATCGCTCACCGTGGAAGCTTTGAAAGCTTCGCCCAGACGGTGCGTGACATCGCTCGTAATGCTATGCCGGGCAAAGTGTTGCTTATTCCCTGAAACCGCGGGCCAGCGTGATGCTGGCCCGGTATTGTGCAAAACAGATCATTCACCAATGGTCCCCCTTCGTTTACACTAGCCACAATTGAATATGGGTAAATGACGATGAATTCATTCGAGCGAAGGAATAAGATCATCCAATTAGTGAATGAACAGGGAACCGTGCTTGTTCAGGATCTGGCGGAAGTATTTGCTGCCTCGGAAGCGACAATCCGTGCCGATTTGCGCTTTCTCGAACAAAAAGGCGTGGTTACGCGCTTTCATGGCGGTGCGGCGAAAATAATGTCCGGTAATAGTGAAACCGAGACCCAGGAAGTCGGGTTTAAAGAGCGATTTCAGCTCGCCAGCGCGCCGAAAAACAGAATAGCGCAGGCGGCAGTCAAAATGATCCACGAAGGGATGACCGTTATTCTCGACAGCGGAAGTACGACAATGCTTATCGCCGAAGGTTTAATGACCGCCAAAAATATCACGGTGATTACCAACAGTCTCCCGGCGGCGTTTGCCCTTTCCGAAAATAAAGACATTACTCTGGTCGTCTGTGGTGGCACGGTCCGCCATAAAACGCGCTCGATGCATGGCTCCATTGCCGAGCGTTCATTGCAGGATATTAATGCCGATTTAATGTTTGTCGGTGCTGATGGTATTGATGCGGTTAATGGTATTACGACCTTTAATGAAGGTTATTCGATTAGCGGTGCGATGGTCACAGCCGCTAATAAAGTGATTGCCGTTCTCGATTCATCGAAATTTAACCGTCGCGGTTTTAATCAGGTACTGCCAATCGAAAAAATTGATATTATTATTACTGATGATGCCGTGTCAGAGGTGGATAAACTGGCATTGCAGAAAACACGGGTGAAATTAATTACGGTGTAGCATTGTTCTTTATGCCGGATAAGGTGTGTACACCGAATCCGGCATCACTGATACTCCCTGAATTAAGAAAGGGAAATTTGATTAACGCAATAATGGACAATCCGGTGGTAATCGACAGCGCAATGCTGCCGGAAGTATTTCAATATGGAAGTTTTGTCCACTCAACGGTTCGCCATCAAGATTAAAGGTAATTTCGTGTGGCGCTTGTATATCGAACCACGCCGAAGCACCTTCGATAATATTCGGGTTATCTTCGTCAGATTTTAAGGTTGATACGAGAGCCGGAAGAATTTCATCGCCGGTGAAAATGCGTAGTTGCAGCAAGCCGTCGTTAATTAATGCGTTCGGGCACAATTGCTGACCGCCACCTGCCTGACGGCCGTTACCAATACCAATGACTAGTGCGTCACCTTGCCAGTGAAAGTTGTCACCGCGGATTTCACAACGGTCCGGTTGCAGTGTATCCATGCGCATTAAGCCGTGAATGATGTAAGAGACGCCACCCAGCGCTGCTTTTAATTTTTCCGGCGTTTCTGTGGTAATACGTGTCCCAAACCCACCCGTTGCCATATTAATAAAACAGGTTTTTTTGTTGACCTGCGCCATATCAATCGCAATAGCATCACCAGCAATTGCTAGTTTCAGCGCCTTATCCAGTGCCTCAGGTATACCCACGCTGGTCGCGAAATCGTTCGCTGTACCTAGTGGCAAAATCCCCAGCGCGGGTATGTCATCGCCCTCACACTGAATCAGCGCCGAGGAAACTTCATTAATAGTGCCATCGCCGCCACCGGCAATTACCGTTGCGACGCCCAGCTTCCGGGCCTCTTCTACAAATCGGGCGGCATCGCCTTTCTCCCAGGTGACCCGCACATGGATCGTCATTCCTTCCTCGCGCAACAGCATAATTGCTTCGCGCAAGGGTTGATTGTCAGTACTTTTGCCGTTAAGAATCAGTAAGCTGGCGGGAAATTCTGCCATAATCGTATGCCTTTATGATTGGTCTGTAGATAGTGTAGAGCAGAAAAGAAAAGGCGGAGTCAGAACAGGATGAAAATCGGAGGATAAAAAATCAGTTCAAGGATGGGGAATTCAGTGGTTACCAGTAAGGGTGGCAACGGTACACTCGGTTTTTATCGGCATAAATGATCACTGAAAGCACTTAAGCATTATTTTACTGTGGATTCAGCGTGGCAGCGAACATTAACGGTAGTCAGGGACAAACTTCAAAAGAGCATATGCATCATATTCAACAAAGCAATGGCATCCTCAATGTACGATTCCAATTATATTAAATAATTCCTATGAGGTTATCTGTGATAGGCCTCCATGTCTGTATTTCCTACTTATGTAGGAAATTCTGCACAAAACATTTATTATAATCCTATTCAATAATGACAATGATGTCATTATTATATTTCAACACTAGAGAGTGTCGTTGGTGTTTAATGGGGGAAGGTGAGATGAAAAAGACAGCTGCTATATCATTAATTAGTGTTTTTCTTATGTCTGGTTGTGCTGTGCATAATGATGAGACAAGTATCGGTAAATTCGGTCTTGCCTATAAAAGTAATATCCAGCGTAAACTCGATAACCAATACTACACTGAAGCCGAAGCATCTTTAGCCAGGGGCAGAATATCTGGTGCGGAAAATATAGTGAAAAATGATGCAGCTAATTTCTGTGTTACTCAGGGAAAAAAAATGCAGATAGTTAACCTGAAGACTGAAGGGGCAGGATTACATGGCGTCGCGCGTCTGACATTCAAATGTGGAGAGTGAGAATAGATTCAAGACTACCATGGACACATCCATTTTTATCTCTGATAAGGTATTCTTCAACACCATTATTGAATGTGAGTAATAATGACAAACAGGTAGATGAAACTAAAGCAGAAATTTTATTTTTATGCAGCCATCAGAAAATGATGTCAAAAATATTCCAATGCTATAAGTTCATTTTTTTGTAAGCGTCAAACATGCGCGTTCTGATTGTGCGTAGCCGGAACCTGTACGAGCACGATGCCGTTAAGTGAAAGGCATCGTGCTATGAAGGGGGATTCTATCGATGTGGTCAATGGAAGACGGTCACCTGGGATCAATCCGTCTCTATGGTTTATGCATAAAAAATAAGCCCGTGTAAGGGAGATTACACAGGCTAAGGAGGTGGTTCCTGGTACAGCTAGCATTTTATGGGTTATGTTTTTCAGCGAAACGGATGATAACCTTAATAAATGCAGCTGTATGTGATCGGTTTCTAAGAATTTTCCATCCGGGAAAAATAATCGAAATTAATCACTTACCGTGGGGGTTACGCGTGGTTTCCCCGGAGAAATTACGCATCAGCAGCGCATAATTCAGTTCGAGATCCTGCGGTACCGGGATCCACACAGTATAACCATCGCCTGGTGCGACCGGCATAGCTTCACCTTTGGCGTTTTCCATATGCTCAAGGGTAAAGTTAATGTTGCCTTGCGGCGTCATCAGCTCAAGGCTGTCGCCAACGGAGAATTTATTTTTCACCGCTACCGCCGCGAGGTCCCCCTTGCGCTCACCGGTAAACTCACCAACAAACTGCTGGCGGTCAGAAACCGAATAACCGTATTCGTAGTTCTGATAATCGTCGTGAGTATGACGACGCAGGAAACCTTCGGTATAGCCACGATGCGCCAGACCTTCCAGAGTTTCCAGCAGGCTGGTATCGAACGGTTTGCCCGCAGCGGCATCATCGATAGCTTTACGATAAACCTGTGCGGTGCGTGCGCAATAGTAGAAAGATTTGGTACGGCCTTCGATTTTCAGCGAATGCACGCCCATTTTGGTCAGGCGTTCTACATGGGCGATGGCGCGCAGATCTTTCGAGTTCATGATGTAAGTGCCGTGCTCATCTTCAAACGCGGTCATATACTCGCCCGGACGCTGGGCTTCTTCGATCATAAACACTTTGTCGGTTGGCGCGCCGATACCCAGCGTCGGCTCAACATTTTGCACCGGAATCGGCTCGTACTTGTGCACGATGTTGCCAACGTCATCTTCTTTCCCTTCCTGGACGTTGTACTCCCAGCGGCAGGCGTTGGTGCAGGTGCCCTGGTTCGGGTCGCGCTTGTTGATATAGCCAGAGAGCAGGCAGCGACCGGAGTAGGCCATGCACAGCGCGCCGTGAACGAAGATCTCTACCTCCATATCCGGCACCTGATTGCGGATCTCTTCAATCTCTTCCAGCGACAGCTCGCGAGAGAGGATCACGCGGGTCAGGCCCATTTGCTGCCAGAATTTCACCGTCGCCCAGTTCACGGCGTTAGCCTGTACCGAGAGATGGATCGGCATTTCAGGGAAGTGCTCACGCACCAGCATAATCAGCCCTGGATCGGACATAATCAGCGCATCCGGCCCCATTTCAACCACCGGTTTCAGGTCACGGATAAAGGTTTTCAGCTTGGCATTGTGCGGTGCAATGTTGACCACGACATAAAACTTTTTCCCCAACGCATGGGCTTCGTTAATGCCGAGCTGGAGATTTTCGTGGTTGAATTCGTTGTTGCGCACACGCAGGGAGTAACGCGGCTGGCCCGCATAAACAGCATCTGCGCCATAAGCGAAAGCGTAACGCATATTTTTCAGCGTTCCCGCCGGGGAAAGGAGTTCCGGTTTAAACATAATTCTCTCGTTCTGATGACAGGTCAGATCCGCTTCACCTGATGAAGCGGTTAGGGGAGTGCCCCCACTTTAAGGGCGGGCATTGTAGCGCAATCGGCGGGGTTGGCTCCAGTGTAATTGTGATGAGCTTTTCGATGCCTGGCGTACAATTGACATCAGAATTGAGTATATTTACGACTGTGAATGCTGAGGAGTTAAAACATGTGGATGTTAAAGAAGGGAATCACGCTGGCTCTGTTGGTTCTGTTTTCTCTGCCCGCTACTGCCGGTCTTTCGCTGGAGGAGACTGCTCGCAAGGTGATTATCGGCTTTCAGCAAGAAGATGCTCAATTAATCAACTCGTTAATTGATAAAAAAACGGGGTTGTATGTTCTCTTCCAGCGTGGCGCTTCGATGGATGTCGAAAATTTTAAGTCAATTGATTTTAAAACGCCTGTTCCCGAGTATTTACTGTGGCCTTCGGCATGGGAACATATTCCGCGAGATGAAGAGTTTGATAAGAAAACTATCCCGGAATTTGACTGTGAACGTGGCTGGAATAAGCACGGATATTTTATTAGCAGCAGCGATACACACCATAAAGTCAGCCGTAATTTGGTCTTCACGCAGATGTTTGGTTCACCGCGAAACACTATTTCTGATGCGCAGATTGCCGCAGCGCGTCGAATGGAGTACGGGGCCGTGCGTGTGGTCGCTGCGCCAGAAGGGGGGAGCGATGGACTGGTATTTTATTTAAGTCAACTTTACGGTTATGACCGTGACTGGTATCTGACGGTGGTGGATCAGATTGGTGATTGTGGGGCGTGATAAAGATTTATCCGCCCGCAAGCAGTGATGTTATTTGAAGGGAATGTAACCCCATAATCTGTTGTGAAGTTCCGGATTGCAGGTAAAAAGCGCCTGAAGTTGCTGACGCTGAGGAGCATTTGGTTGAATGTCCGAAAGATTGAATTTGCGTTGCCATATTGCGAGCTGTTTACCTGCAAATTCTTCAGTTAGCTTGTGTTGCGATTGCAGCAGAAGAATTAAACCGTCCCATTTGTTCAAACTATGATAAAGCCGACAATATGCGCAAGCATGTTAAACTGACGGTGCGTTTTCCTGCAACTGCCGTATTTCCTCGAACGTGAGCGGAACGCGACACCATACACAGATGTTAACCATTAATCGCAGCCCGGTAGCGTCCGGGTTTGCCAGTGTGCTGAGAATAGTCTTTTTGACATCGCCATCAGGATTATCTTTTGCAAGAATGTGCATTGCGGCTAAACGCAGTGGGAATACATTCTGAGATAATCCCCATTCTGCCAGTTTTAAAATATTGGCATCATGAATGGAGTCCAGACCATATAAAGCAGCCCGGCGCTGTGAGGG
The nucleotide sequence above comes from Escherichia coli. Encoded proteins:
- the gatD gene encoding galactitol-1-phosphate 5-dehydrogenase, which produces MKSVVNDTDGIVRVAQRVIPEIKHQDEVRVKIASSGLCGSDLPRIFKNGAHYYPITLGHEFSGYIDAVGSGVDDLHPGDAVACVPLLPCFTCPECLKGFYSQCAKYDFIGSRRDGGFAEYIVVKRKNVFALPAHMPIEDGAFIEPITVGLHAFHLAQGCENKNVIIIGAGTIGLLAIQCAVALGAKSVTAIDISSEKLALAKSFGAMQTFNSLEMSAPQMQGVLRELRFNQLILETAGVPQTVELAVEIAGPHAQLALVGTLHQNLHLTSTTFGKILRKELTVIGSWMNYSSPWPGQEWETASRLLTERKLSLDPLIAHRGSFESFAQTVRDIARNAMPGKVLLIP
- the yegS gene encoding lipid kinase YegS; this translates as MAEFPASLLILNGKSTDNQPLREAIMLLREEGMTIHVRVTWEKGDAARFVEEARKLGVATVIAGGGDGTINEVSSALIQCEGDDIPALGILPLGTANDFATSVGIPEALDKALKLAIAGDAIAIDMAQVNKKTCFINMATGGFGTRITTETPEKLKAALGGVSYIIHGLMRMDTLQPDRCEIRGDNFHWQGDALVIGIGNGRQAGGGQQLCPNALINDGLLQLRIFTGDEILPALVSTLKSDEDNPNIIEGASAWFDIQAPHEITFNLDGEPLSGQNFHIEILPAALRCRLPPDCPLLR
- a CDS encoding DeoR/GlpR family DNA-binding transcription regulator; the encoded protein is MNSFERRNKIIQLVNEQGTVLVQDLAEVFAASEATIRADLRFLEQKGVVTRFHGGAAKIMSGNSETETQEVGFKERFQLASAPKNRIAQAAVKMIHEGMTVILDSGSTTMLIAEGLMTAKNITVITNSLPAAFALSENKDITLVVCGGTVRHKTRSMHGSIAERSLQDINADLMFVGADGIDAVNGITTFNEGYSISGAMVTAANKVIAVLDSSKFNRRGFNQVLPIEKIDIIITDDAVSEVDKLALQKTRVKLITV
- the fbaB gene encoding class I fructose-bisphosphate aldolase, encoding MTDIAQLLGKDADNLLQHRCMTIPSDQLYLPGHDYVDRVMIDNNRPPAVLRNMQTLYNTGRLAGTGYLSILPVDQGVEHSAGASFAANPLYFDPKNIVELAIEAGCNCVASTYGVLASVSRRYAHRIPFLVKLNHNETLSYPNTYDQTLYASVEQAFNMGAVAVGATIYFGSEESRRQIEEISAAFERAHELGMVTVLWAYLRNTAFKKDGVDYHVSADLTGQANHLAATIGADIVKQKMAENNGGYKAINYGYTDDRVYSKLTSENPIDLVRYQLANCYMGRAGLINSGGAAGGETDLSDAVRTAVINKRAGGMGLILGRKAFKKSMADGVKLINAVQDVYLDSKITIA
- the yegQ gene encoding tRNA 5-hydroxyuridine modification protein YegQ, whose translation is MFKPELLSPAGTLKNMRYAFAYGADAVYAGQPRYSLRVRNNEFNHENLQLGINEAHALGKKFYVVVNIAPHNAKLKTFIRDLKPVVEMGPDALIMSDPGLIMLVREHFPEMPIHLSVQANAVNWATVKFWQQMGLTRVILSRELSLEEIEEIRNQVPDMEVEIFVHGALCMAYSGRCLLSGYINKRDPNQGTCTNACRWEYNVQEGKEDDVGNIVHKYEPIPVQNVEPTLGIGAPTDKVFMIEEAQRPGEYMTAFEDEHGTYIMNSKDLRAIAHVERLTKMGVHSLKIEGRTKSFYYCARTAQVYRKAIDDAAAGKPFDTSLLETLEGLAHRGYTEGFLRRHTHDDYQNYEYGYSVSDRQQFVGEFTGERKGDLAAVAVKNKFSVGDSLELMTPQGNINFTLEHMENAKGEAMPVAPGDGYTVWIPVPQDLELNYALLMRNFSGETTRNPHGK
- the gatB gene encoding PTS galactitol transporter subunit IIB → MKRKIIVACGGAVATSTMAAEEIKELCHSHNIPVELIQCRVNEIETYMDGVHLICTTARVDRSFGDIPLVHGMPFVSGVGIEALQNKILTILQG
- a CDS encoding PTS galactitol transporter subunit IIC, which gives rise to MFSEVMRYILDLGPTVMLPIVIIIFSKILGMKAGDCFKAGLHIGIGFVGIGLVIGLMLDSIGPAAKAMAENFDLNLHVVDVGWPGSSPMTWASQIALVAIPIAILVNVAMLLTRMTRVVNVDIWNIWHMTFTGALLHLATGSWMIGMAGVVIHAAFVYKLGDWFARDTRNFFELEGIAIPHGTSAYLGPIAVLVDAIIEKIPGVNRIKFSADDIQRKFGPFGEPVTVGFVMGLIIGILAGYDVKGVLQLAVKTAAVMLLMPRVIKPIMDGLTPIAKQARSRLQAKFGGQEFLIGLDPALLLGHTAVVSASLIFIPLTILIAVCVPGNQVLPFGDLATIGFFVAMAVAVHRGNLFRTLISGVIIMSITLWIATQTIGLHTQLAANAGALKAGGMVASMDQGGSPITWLLIQVFSPQNIPGFIIIGAIYLTGIFMTWRRARGFIKQEKAVLAE
- the gatY gene encoding tagatose-bisphosphate aldolase subunit GatY, whose product is MYVVSTKQMLNNAQRGGYAVPAFNIHNLETMQVVVETAASMHAPVIIAGTPGTFTHAGTENLVALVSAMAKQYHHPLAIHLDHHTKFDDIAQKVRSGVRSVMIDASHLPFAQNISRVKEVVDFCHRFDVSVEAELGQLGGQEDDVQVNEADALYTNPVQAREFAEATGIDSLAVAIGTAHGMYASAPALDFSRLENIRQWVNLPLVLHGASGLSTKDIQQTIKLGICKINVATELKNAFSQALKNYLTEHPEATDPRDYLQSAKSAMRDVVSKVIADCGCEGRA
- the gatA gene encoding PTS galactitol transporter subunit IIA, with protein sequence MTNLFVRSGISFVDRSEVLTHIGNEMIAKGVVHETWPQALIAREAEFPTGIMLEQHAIAIPHCEAIHAKSSAIYLLRPANKIKFQQADDDYDVAVSLIIALIVENPQQQLKLLRCLFGKLQQPDIVETLITISELQLKEYFTQHILDSE
- the gatZ gene encoding tagatose-bisphosphate aldolase subunit GatZ, which codes for MKTLIARHKAGEHIGICSVCSAHPLVIEAALAFDHNSTRKVLIEATSNQVNQFGGYTGMTPADFREFVFAIADKVGFARERIILGGDHLGPNCWQQENADTAMEKSVELVKAYVRAGFSKIHLDASMSCAGDPIPLAPETVAERAAVLCQAAESVATDYQREQLSYVIGTEVPVPGGEASAIQSVHITRVEDAANTLRTHQKAFIARGLTEALTRVIAIVVQPGVEFDHSNIIHYQPQEAQALAQWIENTRMVYEAHSTDYQTRTAYWELVRDHFAILKVGPALTFALREAIFALAQIEQELIGPENRSSCLAVIEEVMLDEPQYWKKYYRPGFNDSLLDIRYSLSDRIRYYWPHSRIKNSVETMMANLEDVDIPLGMISQYLPKQFERIQFGELSAIPYQLIMDKIYDVLRAYRYGCAE